A segment of the Candidatus Hydrogenedentota bacterium genome:
GCCGGATGTGGCGATAATTACAGAAGGCCGATGAAGCAAACCTTCGACAAAATCTTTGTTCCAAATATTTCCAAGCCGATGGGTGCGCGACAAAGGCCGCAAATAGGCTTCCGGGTGCAGGTAATCACTGAACTTATCGTAAATCTCGTAAACAGCCCGACCCAAACCAACCGTGTAAATAGGCGTGAAAGGAATTGAGCCTATTTCCTGCAATTGCAAAACAATATTGATCATTTCCTGGGTGCGGCCAAGAGCAAAACTGGGCAGCAGCACCGTGCCTCCACGGTCTAAAACATTTCGCATATGATCAGCGAGACGGTCGGCTTCTTCTTCGTAAGAAAGTTTTTTAGCATCACAGGTAGCGCCTTGCGTGGACTCAATTATCAACGTATCGACTTTCGAAATGTCCTTGGGAAAGGCACACCCGCCCATGAGCAATTGGCGCGTCGTAGATATATCCCCCGTATAAAACAATCGGTGCGAATCAATTTCAATTAAAATACTCGCGCCGCCGAGTACATGACCGGCATTCAAAAAAGTCACATTCACATTGGCATTGTCAATAGGTCTGAAGGATTGGTTAAAAATACGTGCGCCAAAGAAGCGCATGGCATAATCAACATCTTCATGGTCAAAAAGAGGGTAATCGTAAATATTGCGTTCTCGCGCCAATAATTCCATGACCACAACGCTATTGTGCAGCATCCGATCCACAATGTACCGCGTCGGCAAAGTTCCGTATCCATTGACGCCGGGGAAATGTTTGCACAATACAGGTATAGCCCCACAATGATCAATATGACCGTGAGTAATCAGATAGGCATCCGGCGGCTGACGTAGCAGATCGAAAGCGGGCAGGCACTCTTTTCCTTCTTTTTTAGGATGCGTGCCGCAATCCAGCAATATGCGTGAACCATTGAAGGAGAGTTCAAAACAATTTGCTCCAACTTCTCCGCCGCCGCCGAGCACAGAAAAA
Coding sequences within it:
- a CDS encoding MBL fold metallo-hydrolase, which translates into the protein MNSYSNINFSVLGGGGEVGANCFELSFNGSRILLDCGTHPKKEGKECLPAFDLLRQPPDAYLITHGHIDHCGAIPVLCKHFPGVNGYGTLPTRYIVDRMLHNSVVVMELLARERNIYDYPLFDHEDVDYAMRFFGARIFNQSFRPIDNANVNVTFLNAGHVLGGASILIEIDSHRLFYTGDISTTRQLLMGGCAFPKDISKVDTLIIESTQGATCDAKKLSYEEEADRLADHMRNVLDRGGTVLLPSFALGRTQEMINIVLQLQEIGSIPFTPIYTVGLGRAVYEIYDKFSDYLHPEAYLRPLSRTHRLGNIWNKDFVEGLLHRPSVIIATSGMMMENTPSAMLAQAMVKHSHHGIFFVGYLDPDTLGYKLLHASPGDAFQFELDRDPVELRLTDIDQFHFSAHASRSELQKVIQDLSPQQIIYVHGDPDALSWMQENSGSGVRSFVPDTGDTISLGS